From Halanaerobiales bacterium:
GCTTTACTATCAGCAATACCAATAGCAGATCCAACCTATGATAAGGAAAGAATAATCTTAGAAGGAGATGTACCTAGTCCGGTAGATCCACCATCTGGATGTCGTTTCCACCCACGCTGTCCGAAGGCAATGGATATATGTAGTGAAAAAGAACCTGAATTTAAAGATTATGGTGATGAACATTATGCTGCCTGTCATCTATTAGATTAAAATGGAGTAAATTTAATATATTAGATATAGTTGTTTGGTTATATAAAGGAGATGAGATTATTGCGCTTATATGGTACTATGCAAAAAAATGAAAAAGGAGTTTTAGAGATAGGAGAAGTTGGAATAGATAAATTAGTAGATGAATTTGATACTCCTCTTATAGTTCTTGATGAAAAAGAAATAAGAAATAAAATTGATGAATATAAAAAAGGTCTTTCTTCTTATCCTGGAGAATCAAAAATTCTTTATGCAAGTAAGGCTTTTGCTAATAGAACACTTTATAGAATTTTTAAAGAAGAAAATATTAGTCTTGATGTAGTATCTGGAGGAGAATTATACACAGCTTTAAAAGCTAATTTTCCAGCTGAAGAAGTATTTTTTCATGGAAATAATAAACTAGCTTCTGAAATTGAATTAGCTTTAAAAAATAATATTGGAGGATTTATAGTAGATAATTTTCCAGAAGCTAAATTATTAAACGATCTGGCAGATAAATATAATAAAAATGTGGAAGTAATGATACGTCTTACGCCTGGTATAGCAGCTCATACTCATGATTTTATGGTAACAGGAAAAGTTGATTCAAAATTTGGAGTAGGAATTAAAAATGGTGATGCAGAAAAATTAGTTGATTTAATTTCAAATAAATATAAGAACTTAAAATTGAAGGGAATTCATGCCCATATTGGTTCGCAAATTTATAAAAAAGAAGGTTTTTTAAAATTAATTGAAATAATGGTTAAATTTATGAAAGATATGAAAAATGAAAATGGGATTACTATGACCAAGTTAGATCTTGGTGGAGGCCTGGGTATTCCTCATACTGAAGATGATCCTGTGATTCCTATTAAAAAATATGTTAAAGAAATGGTTGAAAAAGTAATAAAAGAAGTTAATAATCATAACTATCCTTTACCAGAATTGTTACTTGAACCGGGAAGGTCTATAATTGGAACAGCCGGGACTACTCTTTATGAAATTGGAATGATCAAGGATATCGAAAATATTAAAAAATATATAACAATAAATGGAGGTATGAGTGATAATATCAGACCATCATTATATG
This genomic window contains:
- a CDS encoding oligopeptide/dipeptide ABC transporter ATP-binding protein; amino-acid sequence: ALLSAIPIADPTYDKERIILEGDVPSPVDPPSGCRFHPRCPKAMDICSEKEPEFKDYGDEHYAACHLLD
- the lysA gene encoding diaminopimelate decarboxylase, with the protein product MRLYGTMQKNEKGVLEIGEVGIDKLVDEFDTPLIVLDEKEIRNKIDEYKKGLSSYPGESKILYASKAFANRTLYRIFKEENISLDVVSGGELYTALKANFPAEEVFFHGNNKLASEIELALKNNIGGFIVDNFPEAKLLNDLADKYNKNVEVMIRLTPGIAAHTHDFMVTGKVDSKFGVGIKNGDAEKLVDLISNKYKNLKLKGIHAHIGSQIYKKEGFLKLIEIMVKFMKDMKNENGITMTKLDLGGGLGIPHTEDDPVIPIKKYVKEMVEKVIKEVNNHNYPLPELLLEPGRSIIGTAGTTLYEIGMIKDIENIKKYITINGGMSDNIRPSLYGAEYEAFLANKMNAKPEEEVSIAGKCCETGDILIKDIKLPVSKRGDILAVTCTGAYTYALSNNYNGIPRPAIVLINEGEANLIVKRESYDYLLSHDVIPAGY